Proteins from one Listeria weihenstephanensis genomic window:
- a CDS encoding MFS transporter — protein MKKAKYSRWFIIAIIGMTGGMSFELPYLKYNYQVPMESLMGLSATQVGFIMSIYGTAAMILYAPSGVIADKFSHKKLITFSMLITGGLAFVMALYPPYWMLLVIQVLLAITTVLFMWSATVKAVAILGTAEEQGSLLGFAEGMRGFGALVTAFLTLWMFQLFGADSNPNSLKAVMVTYGIFYIVFGVLCWFVVPEESKKMRAAIPKSEKTTARDILLVLRKRTTWYCSLIIMGVYTIFAVLSYTTSYLIDIFAMPVVMATFIGMIRNQVFRTIAGPVGALVSAKTRLKSPTKIIFIGSIVTFIGLICIIVIPASASIIFVMIGLVLLLAFFNYVSRGMYFATIGEAGTPSATMGTTIGVASLIGFLPDVFIYPLIGHWQDTLVATHAYRNMWILGLVATGMALLFCALLMRDIKQRKQAVMASIETI, from the coding sequence ATGAAGAAGGCAAAATATAGTCGTTGGTTTATTATCGCAATCATTGGTATGACGGGTGGCATGAGCTTCGAGTTACCATATTTAAAATATAATTATCAAGTGCCGATGGAGTCTTTAATGGGGCTGAGCGCAACGCAGGTAGGTTTTATTATGAGTATTTATGGTACGGCGGCGATGATACTCTATGCACCGAGTGGGGTGATCGCGGACAAATTTTCACATAAGAAATTGATTACGTTTTCGATGCTGATTACTGGTGGACTAGCGTTTGTGATGGCGCTCTATCCGCCATATTGGATGTTGCTTGTGATTCAGGTGTTACTGGCGATCACGACGGTATTATTTATGTGGTCGGCGACGGTGAAGGCGGTTGCGATTCTAGGAACAGCGGAGGAGCAAGGAAGTTTACTCGGATTTGCGGAAGGGATGCGTGGATTTGGTGCGCTTGTGACGGCATTTTTGACGTTGTGGATGTTCCAGCTTTTCGGCGCTGACTCGAATCCGAATAGTTTGAAGGCCGTGATGGTCACGTACGGAATTTTCTATATTGTATTTGGGGTTTTGTGCTGGTTTGTGGTGCCTGAGGAGTCGAAAAAAATGCGAGCCGCGATTCCAAAATCAGAAAAAACGACAGCAAGGGATATTCTACTTGTTTTGAGAAAACGGACGACGTGGTATTGTAGCTTGATTATCATGGGTGTGTATACGATTTTTGCGGTGCTTAGTTATACGACCAGTTATTTGATTGATATTTTTGCGATGCCAGTTGTGATGGCAACGTTTATCGGGATGATTCGGAATCAGGTTTTCCGAACGATCGCGGGGCCAGTTGGTGCACTAGTTTCGGCAAAAACGCGGTTGAAATCGCCGACGAAGATTATCTTTATTGGCAGTATCGTGACGTTTATTGGGCTGATTTGTATTATTGTGATTCCAGCGAGTGCGAGCATTATTTTTGTGATGATTGGACTAGTATTATTGCTGGCATTCTTCAACTATGTATCGCGCGGGATGTATTTTGCGACGATTGGTGAGGCTGGGACGCCGAGCGCGACGATGGGAACGACGATTGGTGTGGCGTCTTTAATTGGCTTTTTGCCGGATGTGTTTATTTACCCACTGATTGGGCATTGGCAGGACACGCTCGTGGCGACGCATGCGTATCGGAATATGTGGATTCTTGGGCTTGTTGCAACGGGAATGGCATTGCTATTTTGTGCGTTACTAATGCGTGATATTAAACAGCGAAAACAAGCTGTGATGGCTTCAATAGAGACAATTTGA
- a CDS encoding SDR family oxidoreductase, whose product MNIQDFEMDFFSLKGKNAIVTGGNSGLGQAFALALAKAGANLFIPSIVADDGTTERLINEAGGKMVFMQADITKEGVPKQVIDGCVEALGSVDILVNSAGICKLAEVQDFGREQWDPMIQLNLTAAFELSYEASKRMIPQRSGKIINICSLFSFLGGQWSPAYAATKHGIAGLTKAYCDELAQYNIQVNGIAPGYYATEITTATRSNPETNQRVLDHIPANRWGETQDLMGTTVFLASRASDYVNGHLLVVDGGYLVR is encoded by the coding sequence ATGAATATACAAGATTTTGAAATGGATTTCTTTTCGTTAAAAGGTAAAAATGCGATTGTGACTGGTGGGAATTCGGGGCTTGGACAGGCTTTTGCGTTGGCGCTTGCGAAGGCTGGAGCGAATCTTTTTATTCCGAGTATTGTTGCGGATGATGGTACGACGGAGCGGTTGATTAATGAGGCTGGCGGGAAAATGGTGTTTATGCAAGCGGATATTACGAAGGAGGGCGTGCCGAAGCAGGTCATTGACGGGTGTGTGGAGGCGCTTGGTTCGGTGGATATTTTGGTGAATTCGGCTGGGATTTGTAAGCTTGCGGAGGTGCAGGATTTCGGGCGGGAGCAGTGGGATCCGATGATTCAGCTGAATTTGACGGCGGCTTTTGAACTTAGTTATGAGGCTTCGAAACGGATGATTCCGCAACGGAGCGGGAAAATTATTAATATTTGTTCGCTGTTTTCGTTTCTTGGTGGGCAGTGGTCACCGGCGTATGCGGCGACGAAGCACGGGATTGCGGGCTTGACGAAGGCGTATTGTGATGAGTTGGCGCAGTATAATATTCAGGTGAACGGGATCGCGCCGGGGTATTACGCGACGGAAATCACAACGGCGACAAGGAGCAATCCGGAAACGAATCAGCGGGTATTGGATCATATTCCGGCGAACCGTTGGGGCGAGACGCAGGATTTGATGGGAACGACGGTGTTCCTTGCGAGCCGTGCTTCGGATTATGTGAATGGACATTTACTCGTTGTGGACGGTGGTTATTTGGTACGCTAA
- a CDS encoding FGGY-family carbohydrate kinase: protein MDIYSLWTVVIWYAKANLTEKKVSMQMTKKYIIGIDGGSQSSKVVIFDLEGTIVSEGKCDLQPMHLAENGVVEHPDDDLWDSLIVASKAAMDNFPGNKADIIGLGLCTIRFCRALLKKDGSLASPVMSWMDARVSKPYVHEDADVAYVTTTSGYVTQRLTGEFVDTAANYQGQWPIDTDTWAWSEDETVIQQFGIPREMLFELQMPGSILGQVTKEAAHAMGIPEGIPVVATANDKAVEALGAGLLAENTALISLGTYIAAMIPGHDNPKGTTAFWTNFASTPHQYLYESNGIRRGMWTVSWFKELLGDDIMLKAHQDGHSVEEYLNREAQQVPAGSDGLMTVLDWLAPDDAPYRKGMMIGFDARHTRAHMYRSILEAIALTMKNRVEEMSAELGITLDKIIISGGGSNSALLMQIFADVFGIPAMRNEVNGSASIGAAICVAVALGVYPSYEVAVKKMARIRDQFEVQEGNRVLYRRINQEVYRDITKSTDSILKKAATIFL from the coding sequence ATGGACATTTACTCGTTGTGGACGGTGGTTATTTGGTACGCTAAGGCGAATTTGACGGAAAAGAAGGTTTCGATGCAGATGACGAAGAAATATATTATTGGGATTGATGGGGGTTCGCAGAGCTCGAAGGTCGTTATTTTTGATTTGGAGGGTACGATTGTAAGTGAGGGAAAGTGTGACTTACAGCCGATGCATTTGGCGGAGAACGGCGTGGTGGAGCATCCAGACGATGACTTGTGGGATTCTCTTATTGTGGCAAGCAAGGCCGCGATGGATAATTTCCCGGGAAATAAAGCGGATATTATTGGACTTGGACTGTGTACGATTCGGTTTTGTCGGGCGTTGTTGAAAAAGGATGGGAGTTTGGCGTCGCCTGTGATGAGCTGGATGGATGCGCGGGTTTCGAAGCCTTACGTGCATGAAGACGCGGATGTGGCGTATGTGACGACGACTTCTGGGTACGTGACGCAGCGTTTGACGGGGGAGTTTGTGGATACGGCGGCGAATTATCAGGGACAGTGGCCGATTGATACGGATACTTGGGCTTGGAGTGAGGATGAGACGGTGATTCAGCAGTTTGGGATTCCTCGCGAGATGTTATTCGAGTTGCAGATGCCGGGCTCGATTTTAGGACAAGTTACGAAGGAGGCGGCGCACGCGATGGGGATTCCTGAGGGGATTCCGGTTGTTGCGACGGCGAACGATAAAGCGGTGGAGGCACTTGGAGCGGGATTGTTGGCTGAGAATACGGCGCTGATTTCGCTTGGAACGTATATTGCGGCGATGATTCCGGGGCATGATAATCCGAAAGGCACGACGGCGTTTTGGACGAATTTTGCGTCCACGCCGCATCAATATCTTTATGAAAGTAACGGGATTAGGCGCGGGATGTGGACGGTGAGCTGGTTTAAGGAACTTTTAGGTGATGATATTATGTTAAAAGCGCATCAAGATGGACATTCTGTGGAAGAGTATTTGAATCGGGAAGCGCAGCAAGTTCCTGCGGGGTCTGATGGTTTGATGACAGTACTCGATTGGCTAGCACCCGATGATGCACCGTACCGAAAAGGCATGATGATTGGCTTTGACGCAAGGCATACGCGTGCTCACATGTATCGTTCCATTTTAGAAGCAATCGCCCTAACCATGAAAAATCGCGTGGAAGAGATGTCCGCCGAGTTAGGAATCACCCTTGATAAAATTATCATATCTGGTGGTGGCTCAAATAGCGCGTTATTAATGCAAATTTTCGCTGATGTATTTGGTATTCCAGCAATGCGAAATGAGGTCAACGGTTCTGCCAGCATTGGTGCAGCAATTTGCGTTGCCGTAGCGCTCGGCGTTTATCCAAGTTATGAGGTAGCAGTGAAAAAAATGGCACGAATACGCGATCAATTTGAAGTTCAGGAAGGAAATCGGGTATTATATAGAAGAATAAATCAAGAAGTGTATAGGGATATCACTAAAAGTACGGATAGTATCTTAAAAAAAGCAGCGACAATTTTCTTATAA
- a CDS encoding helix-turn-helix domain-containing protein, producing the protein MKNIITASEYRRLTLLNLLFFTEKSLSKNKLSEQVQCSLNTLNADVKLLNSILPVELAHIFEEDKRLFLKVAPKVNFDYLTAYMITESDLFELSLSVFNDEKLTIANWTEKHYISLASFYLKLKEVDTFLARSRLILNNAPLQIEGNEINIRFFFFHLFSKSYPYSGWINEDNDYESINHFIQKFEKHMGVFFSLSTRMEYAIAISICLTRITQGHAAELSNEEKEAIDDIYNFYNTDQLDFSDLEQFLGAPIELIERYVILNISFLCTFTDLTLEHTKKRIKYHQQFRKHRVHLTENLISLLDSRMLNTEIVELAVLDYLTRFNFVKKTNLILDIDYFSKKLLPDIITIPEIKNVLQKYERIPEYFFIRDNKDVIATYIHNLFNISLLNETLTNRLRVKIISKSGFIWEEYLKGQIRQFYSEESIIFCEELEPKEHWPQYDLIISDFPVEVPGEVEVLVWHVPPADRDFKQLADIIKDRYQETIE; encoded by the coding sequence ATGAAAAATATTATTACTGCATCCGAATATCGAAGGTTAACATTGCTTAATCTCTTGTTCTTCACGGAAAAATCGTTGAGTAAAAATAAGCTTAGTGAGCAGGTTCAGTGTTCTCTTAATACATTAAATGCAGATGTAAAGCTATTAAATTCTATCCTCCCTGTAGAACTCGCACATATATTTGAAGAAGACAAGCGTCTATTTTTAAAAGTCGCCCCCAAAGTTAATTTTGACTATTTGACTGCCTATATGATTACGGAGAGCGATTTATTTGAACTTTCCTTATCTGTCTTTAATGATGAAAAGCTGACAATTGCCAATTGGACGGAAAAACATTATATTAGCCTTGCTTCTTTTTATTTAAAACTAAAAGAAGTAGATACTTTTTTAGCTCGCAGTAGGCTAATCTTAAACAATGCCCCTTTGCAAATCGAGGGCAATGAAATTAATATTCGTTTTTTCTTTTTTCACCTTTTTAGCAAAAGCTATCCTTATTCTGGCTGGATTAACGAAGATAATGATTATGAAAGTATCAACCACTTTATTCAGAAATTTGAAAAACATATGGGTGTCTTTTTTTCACTTAGTACTCGGATGGAGTATGCTATTGCAATCAGTATTTGTTTAACTCGTATAACACAGGGGCATGCTGCTGAACTGAGCAATGAAGAGAAAGAAGCGATTGATGATATTTATAATTTTTACAATACCGATCAGTTAGATTTTAGTGACCTTGAACAGTTTCTGGGTGCTCCTATCGAGTTAATCGAGCGCTATGTCATTCTAAATATCAGTTTTTTATGCACTTTTACAGATTTGACACTGGAACATACAAAAAAACGAATTAAATATCACCAACAATTTCGTAAACATCGGGTACACCTCACAGAAAACCTCATTTCATTGCTCGATAGTCGGATGCTTAATACCGAAATTGTCGAACTTGCAGTACTTGATTATTTAACTCGCTTTAATTTTGTGAAAAAAACAAATCTTATTCTAGATATAGATTATTTCTCGAAAAAATTGTTACCCGATATCATTACCATCCCTGAAATTAAAAATGTTCTTCAAAAGTATGAACGTATACCAGAGTATTTTTTTATTAGAGATAATAAGGATGTTATTGCGACCTATATTCATAACTTATTTAATATTAGTTTATTAAACGAAACGCTTACTAATCGGTTACGCGTAAAAATTATTTCGAAAAGCGGTTTTATTTGGGAAGAATATTTAAAAGGACAAATTCGACAGTTTTACTCTGAAGAATCTATTATATTTTGCGAAGAATTAGAGCCTAAGGAACATTGGCCACAATATGATTTAATTATTAGTGATTTCCCAGTGGAAGTACCTGGTGAAGTGGAAGTATTGGTCTGGCATGTTCCACCAGCCGATCGTGATTTCAAACAATTAGCGGATATTATTAAAGATAGGTATCAGGAAACTATTGAATAA
- a CDS encoding Crp/Fnr family transcriptional regulator — translation MKQQAVEMDFLYRADVVKEDFSKEKLLQFLQNDQIYPIKGSVKQYKKYEQIILESEAVEETFFIVSGYIMATKGNKRVVGFYTEEDVIGLEDLMLNSQSHYSFEAISDEVSVIRYDKGDIIEKMLNAQEGYFYHYVHMQNYVLQMMKREQLLRLPSEQRISLALFRLSQKYGKRILKTNKTIFPKPINKGMIAKYTNLNPNTITAVFQKLQAEKIVESMHRSMHIDLLRLEEKLGDVLN, via the coding sequence ATGAAACAGCAAGCAGTTGAAATGGATTTTCTGTATAGGGCAGATGTAGTAAAAGAAGATTTTAGCAAAGAAAAACTACTTCAATTTTTACAAAATGATCAGATATATCCTATTAAAGGGAGCGTCAAGCAATACAAAAAATACGAACAGATTATTTTGGAATCAGAGGCAGTGGAGGAAACTTTCTTTATTGTATCTGGTTATATCATGGCTACCAAAGGCAATAAGCGCGTTGTTGGTTTCTATACGGAAGAAGACGTTATCGGGCTTGAAGATTTGATGCTAAACAGTCAGTCCCACTATTCTTTTGAAGCAATTTCAGATGAAGTTTCAGTGATTAGGTATGATAAAGGAGATATCATCGAAAAAATGTTAAACGCGCAAGAAGGTTATTTCTATCATTATGTACACATGCAAAACTACGTCCTTCAAATGATGAAACGAGAACAATTATTACGACTGCCATCAGAACAACGCATTAGTTTGGCTTTATTCAGATTATCCCAAAAATATGGCAAGAGAATTTTAAAAACCAATAAGACGATCTTTCCGAAACCTATTAATAAAGGCATGATCGCTAAATATACGAACTTGAACCCAAATACAATCACGGCCGTATTTCAAAAATTGCAAGCAGAGAAAATTGTGGAGTCCATGCATAGATCAATGCATATAGATCTTTTGAGGCTAGAGGAGAAGCTCGGAGATGTATTGAATTGA
- a CDS encoding Crp/Fnr family transcriptional regulator, whose protein sequence is MRNKVEEMQFLYNQENIESQFSKEKFRSFLQEDKIFPLQGVKKKYRKSEIIIGENEEINEIYFIESGHIIATKDGEKAIDFFAGKDILGLTNLLLGSAAEYSYQVISSELVVTKYEKEDIIEKVINTQEGYFYHYVHMQNQVGRMMEKEDLLRLPSEQRISLALLSLGNKFGEETSDQDMICFPKPISKGMIAQYTNLNPNTITNVLQKLQEEEIIYPVRRAIYIDAYKLEEKLKGLL, encoded by the coding sequence ATGAGGAATAAGGTAGAAGAAATGCAGTTTTTATATAACCAAGAAAATATCGAAAGTCAATTTAGTAAAGAAAAATTCCGAAGCTTTTTACAAGAAGATAAGATTTTTCCGCTACAAGGTGTTAAAAAGAAATACCGGAAAAGCGAGATCATCATCGGTGAAAACGAAGAAATCAACGAAATTTATTTTATCGAATCAGGACATATTATCGCTACGAAAGATGGCGAAAAAGCAATTGACTTCTTTGCAGGTAAAGATATACTCGGCTTAACAAACTTACTACTTGGAAGCGCGGCTGAATATTCCTACCAGGTCATCTCAAGTGAACTAGTCGTTACGAAATATGAGAAAGAAGACATCATCGAGAAGGTAATCAACACACAAGAAGGCTACTTTTATCACTACGTGCACATGCAAAATCAAGTAGGCCGGATGATGGAAAAAGAAGATCTACTCAGACTCCCCTCTGAACAGCGAATTAGCCTGGCCTTACTTAGCCTCGGGAATAAGTTTGGTGAAGAAACGAGCGACCAAGATATGATCTGTTTTCCAAAGCCAATCAGTAAAGGCATGATCGCCCAATACACGAACCTCAACCCCAACACGATTACCAACGTACTACAAAAACTCCAAGAAGAAGAAATTATTTACCCAGTCAGACGCGCCATCTACATAGACGCGTATAAACTTGAAGAAAAATTAAAAGGTCTTTTATAA
- a CDS encoding immunoglobulin-like domain-containing protein: MKNTGKKIAVGILTTAIVTSQILPTSMSLFPKQAAGTNAKAAEGIQTKVAPVYPVGSTNMYKDFSGDLTAGGNPYFNDVRIKDDVLYVNMTKIYKGYGIEVISQDGVIKRSYKTAATNAPQEFSMSLKTVVNSGTLTFKTLKPDGTYERATSSNLNLVQTGNAGLALYGQAVYNLYSDTAFNQLGAGITQADINTAKNLASGALTSAEKTRLTNLLNAAQALLNESAATDTAARNAVNALYNNNDPKADTVKDTTDQAAIDDARILVDKVTDLTTKTALEADLKRAQDLLDARETAVETDAIKKAVNELFVNDTTSSEAIKESTNQAKIDALQEQIDAIKDTDVKATLQSDLNLAQQLLNDRNEALATDKDNQILGQFLVNQLFQDNKPATDKIKTTTNQDKIDEAQVQIDLIQDATAKAALQKDLDRAQVLLNEKNAAEQAIKDEAATKAVAELFTENNPETGAIKETTDQKAIDEAQKAIDAVTDADKKAGLQTNLDKAKELLANQSATTGTITSNDFTIGTDKYVTGSYTGDVARISLIQDGTEYKGASLKNGEFNFYAVDKKINKTHEIIMVAYDKNGKELSREQVKFIVATEGKITPVEMTIPGDNNITGTYTGDVSKIEVTVTNAAKETKTYKGGTVADGAFKFYSSDKVTKATDVVVVKAYDNVGKLLDTKTVKIKTNAPTTGTITPDTFKLGTSNITGKMTGDVKSLKVTVGTDTYGGGTLNADGTFKFYAQDKVKNSDTVVTISAYDKAGKLLDSQTVTVEPK, translated from the coding sequence ATGAAAAATACAGGTAAAAAAATCGCAGTAGGTATCTTAACAACAGCCATCGTAACATCGCAAATACTTCCAACATCTATGAGTTTATTTCCAAAACAAGCAGCAGGAACAAACGCGAAAGCAGCAGAAGGAATTCAAACAAAAGTAGCACCCGTTTATCCAGTAGGAAGCACCAACATGTACAAGGACTTTAGTGGAGACCTAACGGCAGGCGGTAACCCTTACTTTAATGATGTGAGGATTAAAGACGACGTGCTTTATGTGAATATGACAAAAATTTATAAAGGATATGGAATTGAAGTTATTTCGCAAGATGGAGTCATCAAACGTTCGTATAAAACGGCTGCAACTAATGCACCGCAAGAATTTTCAATGAGTCTTAAAACAGTAGTAAACAGTGGGACTCTCACATTCAAAACATTAAAACCGGATGGCACATATGAGCGTGCTACTTCCAGTAATCTTAACTTAGTTCAGACAGGAAATGCTGGATTAGCATTATATGGTCAAGCCGTATATAACCTCTATAGTGACACAGCCTTTAATCAATTAGGTGCAGGAATCACACAAGCAGATATTAATACAGCGAAAAACCTAGCTTCTGGTGCCTTAACCTCTGCAGAAAAAACAAGATTGACGAACCTTTTAAATGCGGCACAAGCATTACTAAATGAAAGCGCAGCTACGGATACAGCAGCACGTAACGCAGTCAACGCATTATACAACAACAACGATCCAAAAGCAGACACAGTGAAAGATACAACAGATCAAGCGGCTATTGATGACGCACGAATTTTGGTCGATAAAGTCACGGATCTAACGACTAAAACAGCGCTAGAAGCTGATTTAAAAAGAGCGCAAGACTTATTAGATGCTCGTGAAACAGCAGTAGAAACAGATGCGATAAAAAAAGCAGTCAATGAATTATTCGTGAATGATACGACATCAAGTGAAGCAATTAAAGAATCAACAAATCAAGCAAAAATTGACGCGCTTCAAGAGCAAATCGACGCGATCAAAGATACCGATGTAAAAGCAACGCTACAAAGTGATTTAAATCTAGCGCAACAACTATTAAATGACCGTAATGAAGCTTTAGCAACAGACAAAGACAATCAAATTTTAGGCCAATTCCTAGTCAATCAGTTATTCCAAGACAACAAACCAGCAACAGATAAAATCAAAACAACAACAAACCAAGATAAAATTGACGAAGCCCAAGTACAAATTGATCTTATCCAAGATGCGACAGCAAAAGCAGCGCTACAAAAAGACCTAGACCGTGCGCAAGTACTTTTAAATGAAAAAAATGCAGCGGAACAAGCGATCAAAGATGAAGCGGCAACAAAAGCAGTAGCAGAGTTATTTACCGAAAATAACCCAGAAACAGGCGCAATTAAAGAAACAACCGATCAAAAAGCAATTGACGAAGCACAAAAAGCAATCGATGCAGTAACAGATGCAGATAAAAAAGCAGGATTACAAACGAACTTAGATAAAGCAAAAGAATTACTCGCTAACCAGTCTGCAACGACAGGTACGATTACAAGTAATGACTTCACGATTGGTACAGATAAATATGTCACAGGAAGCTATACAGGCGATGTAGCACGCATTTCCCTTATCCAAGATGGCACGGAATATAAAGGCGCGTCCCTTAAAAATGGCGAATTCAACTTTTACGCGGTGGATAAAAAAATCAATAAGACGCACGAAATCATCATGGTAGCTTACGATAAAAATGGCAAAGAATTATCCCGCGAACAAGTGAAATTCATTGTAGCGACGGAAGGTAAAATTACACCAGTTGAGATGACAATTCCAGGCGACAACAACATTACAGGAACATATACAGGCGATGTGTCTAAAATTGAAGTAACCGTAACAAATGCAGCGAAAGAAACAAAGACATACAAAGGCGGTACAGTAGCAGACGGAGCATTCAAATTCTACTCTAGCGATAAAGTAACAAAAGCAACCGATGTCGTTGTTGTCAAAGCATACGATAACGTTGGTAAATTACTGGATACAAAAACCGTTAAAATCAAAACAAACGCACCAACAACAGGAACAATCACACCAGATACGTTTAAATTAGGAACAAGTAACATTACAGGAAAAATGACTGGCGATGTGAAATCACTGAAAGTAACTGTAGGTACAGACACATACGGTGGAGGCACATTAAACGCAGATGGCACATTTAAATTCTACGCACAAGACAAAGTGAAAAATAGCGATACAGTCGTAACTATTTCAGCCTATGACAAAGCAGGAAAACTTCTAGATAGCCAAACAGTAACAGTAGAGCCTAAATAA
- a CDS encoding DUF4352 domain-containing protein → MKKKSWMTLLALSLTLVAIMIGCGKTTSNDIGKTRTANDLEITLSNVEMKDSNNDNKQMAKIDFSVKNIGKEVSGAGAGDFVIQTEDGKKHQVYGLNANNFGDEIAEDKMLKGSGYYEIPTKQKQFTVLYEPNTEESMDKIAWMITVPSK, encoded by the coding sequence ATGAAAAAGAAAAGTTGGATGACATTACTTGCGCTAAGTCTAACCTTAGTAGCTATCATGATTGGCTGTGGAAAAACGACAAGCAATGATATCGGTAAAACAAGGACGGCAAACGATCTCGAAATAACGCTCAGCAATGTAGAGATGAAAGATAGTAACAATGATAACAAGCAAATGGCAAAGATTGATTTTTCTGTTAAAAACATCGGTAAAGAAGTATCAGGCGCTGGAGCTGGTGACTTTGTAATCCAAACAGAGGACGGGAAAAAACATCAAGTTTACGGACTAAATGCCAATAACTTTGGCGATGAGATTGCAGAAGATAAGATGCTAAAAGGTTCAGGGTACTACGAAATCCCCACGAAACAAAAACAATTCACAGTCCTTTACGAGCCAAACACGGAAGAATCCATGGACAAAATTGCATGGATGATTACAGTTCCCTCTAAATAA
- a CDS encoding nucleotide sugar dehydrogenase: MKITVVGLGYIGLPTAILFAKYGNKVTGVDLSPVMTANLNAGLIHIEEPGLTKDLNEALALGNFQASTTPVSADAYIIAVPTPNKDDLYKSCDTAYIESALTSFLSSLKKHDTIIVESTIAPRTMVDVVQPLIENEGFTVGEDIYLAHCPERVLPGNIMHELVHNPRIIGGITEKCTEKATAVYGAFVEGEIIKAQAGEAELSKLMENTFRDVNIALANELAKISYHLGIDALRVIEMANKHPRVNLHQPGPGVGGHCLAVDPYFVIAVAPEQSPLMQTAREVNNSMPAHVVAQVKAMMAEQDGNTVTLFGLTYKGNIDDIRESPAMEIKELLTESGFNVKAFDPHVISATLTGEEACEDSSLIVVLSDHSEFCEIPTNYTDKMRTQVIFDTKNTVQTVGEDVTYYNYGNLHQAKKQQQAVTI; encoded by the coding sequence ATGAAGATTACAGTTGTAGGTCTTGGCTATATTGGATTACCAACGGCGATTCTTTTTGCGAAATATGGCAATAAGGTAACAGGTGTTGACTTGTCACCAGTGATGACGGCGAATCTGAATGCCGGCTTGATTCATATTGAAGAACCAGGTTTGACCAAAGATTTGAATGAAGCACTCGCACTTGGAAATTTTCAGGCAAGTACGACTCCAGTCAGCGCTGACGCCTATATTATCGCTGTTCCTACGCCAAACAAAGACGATCTGTATAAATCATGCGACACAGCATATATAGAATCCGCGCTAACTAGCTTCCTCTCATCTTTGAAGAAACACGACACGATCATCGTCGAATCAACCATTGCACCACGAACGATGGTAGATGTGGTTCAACCGCTTATCGAAAATGAAGGCTTCACGGTAGGCGAAGATATCTACCTAGCGCATTGTCCCGAGCGAGTTTTGCCAGGAAATATCATGCATGAATTAGTGCATAACCCGCGAATCATCGGAGGTATCACCGAAAAATGTACCGAAAAAGCCACTGCAGTATATGGTGCGTTTGTGGAAGGCGAAATTATCAAAGCTCAAGCAGGCGAAGCAGAACTCAGCAAATTGATGGAAAATACGTTCCGCGATGTCAATATCGCGCTTGCAAACGAGCTTGCCAAAATTAGTTACCACCTTGGAATCGATGCCTTACGAGTAATCGAGATGGCCAACAAACATCCGCGTGTGAACTTGCACCAACCAGGACCAGGCGTTGGAGGACACTGTCTAGCAGTAGATCCGTACTTCGTTATCGCAGTAGCTCCAGAACAATCACCGTTAATGCAAACCGCGCGCGAAGTCAACAATAGTATGCCAGCCCATGTGGTGGCGCAAGTGAAGGCGATGATGGCAGAACAAGATGGCAACACAGTGACGCTATTTGGCCTAACCTATAAAGGAAATATCGATGACATCCGCGAAAGCCCAGCAATGGAAATCAAAGAATTGTTAACAGAGTCAGGATTTAACGTCAAAGCTTTCGATCCGCACGTGATCTCAGCTACATTAACAGGCGAAGAAGCATGTGAAGACAGTTCGTTGATCGTCGTACTAAGCGACCACAGCGAGTTCTGTGAGATTCCAACCAATTACACAGATAAAATGCGTACTCAAGTGATTTTTGACA